AGTTCGTGGCAGAGGGCAGAGAAATGAGATAGAACAGAGAAGAATGATCTCTGATCGTGCTCGAGAAAGATTTTGATAGTTACGGTTCTTCGATTGATTCTTCGTTGCTTTGTTGATGCTCGTGCCAACGAAATAAGCCGCTTCTAGTGGCAATGAAACTCCGAGTCACATCGAATCTGCCTTTTCCTTGACTGCAAATTTTCGAATCGATTAGAAAACGCTTTGTGGCGCACCTTTTGAAACGTAAACCGAACAAAAACCATAGATGATGAAAGGGCGCGAAATTTTTCTGGCTAGACTCGCGATTAGTATATATCGTACAAGGATTCGGAGAACGTCGGTTTTTCATCTATGTCATCGTTAaacatgttaattaaaaacatgtTAAAAAAAACATCGTTAAGCTATAGATTGACGTCGTTGCATGGGTTGCCTGGGAAATCGAACAAGTCGGGCACACGATTACGCGCTATACAGTATAATAGTTGCTTCAGTAACGTGCGACGGTTGTGTATAAAACAGCAGccgaaattcgaaaatttcgcgagTCCATTTACGTTTCAATATTCTTCGTTAAGATTAATCAACGAGAAGATTCGTGCGCACTTATGCTATAGGTTATGAGTCGAACGTCATCCGACAGGGATTGAGTTAAGACGATGATGAAGACAAAGGTAAGGACAAACATAAGAGAGGCGAAATGAAAAGACAAGGAACGGAAGGATTTTGGCCGGTAAAGGAAGATTTCTTAAGACGTAGAAGAGTATTGTCTCGTGGTAAGGATGGTTTCGTGATGGAGCATATGTATGTAGTATGTAAGTACGTATTagatatatcaatatattgcATATGAAAAGAACCACCGTGCAAAATATCGACGAGTGCGCTTATACGAATAATTGTGCATAATGGATTACCTGTGCAGTAGAGCCATCAGTATGGCAATAGGGCTAGCGATGGAGACacacaatataaaatgtaataaaaatatgcaataaaaGATAACATTGTAAATGAAAGAGATTAGCCGTTGCGCATAGTACGTGTCGCGGTCATTCGAAACATCGATGCACGCGTAGCTGCAGCGTGTTTTTTACCTGTTTCATTTTAGACTAACGAAATTGtcaattcgtttattttatcgtcGTGTGTAacggaaaaaaagagaaaggaaaaaagggaCTCGACGATAGCAAGGAAACATCGTGCAGTCGTACAGGAACCGAGAATCGAGACGCAGATTCTATATGTTCTGTGCTTCACTGTTCACATGTGACCGTCTTTTCGTCGTTCGTGCGTCCCCGTACGTTTGCAGACTGAATATACGTTACTTCGAAAACTAATTGTAAGATACAATACAACTTGGTCGTGGTGATCTCGAACTATCCATTATCCAAAATCCCTCGGCAATCTCGAGAGTATCTCGCCGTTCGTGTTCCCTTTGCTTCGGCTCTAGTTGGACGCTGTCGTCTTGGATCCATACCCCGTGAGCCGTAAGTGGTAGCCCAAACCGTAACCCAACGACCAACAAATCGGTTCTCTTGGAATCGGTTTCTCTCAAACGGAGAATCGTGAAGAATCGTGGAGAATTGTTGAAGTAATCGTGGAGTATCGACGATCGACTGCGTGTTCGCGACACGTCTATGCGAGACAACGGCGAGGGAAAAGTAGAGGCAACGGTTGTTACGATATCCAATAAAATACGTTATTCGATATAATCGGTGCGTGAGAGAACCGCGTGCTTGTGCATTGCAGTGCATTGTCCATATTTCCACTATCAGTGTCGACGGGTGACGGACATGCATCCGCGTTTCACACGCTTTGACTGACTTACCTTTGATTTTCCTCTTTATGCATCGGACCTCTTTTATCGAAGCCATCGGTTACCAACGCATCCAAAACCAGAGCCTGCACTAACGATTTATCGCCTGGAACGAATTgatcgaaaataattgttgttaattcgaaatattggAAACAAGCGAAATTAAACGAGAATAGTATACTCCCATTGCACTTACAGTAGTAGGAATCTTTGTCGGGCTTGCTCGCTTGCTCACTATGGTGCGAGCTTGGACTCCTTGGTCTCAAGGACATCCATTTCCAGCCCGGATTTCGCGCTCGTGACAGAAAATACAGAACGCGATCTTCCGGGGTGGAGAACCATTTTTCCGAGGCCGAATTATATTCGCAATACACCCAATCGGGATGGACCTTCCAGTTGGTTCCCTTAAAGTATTCAGTCACTGGAACAAACAATAACGTGGTCACGATCAAATTGAAATCAGTATCATCCTCGAACGAGATTCGCAATAATCGAGAAACTCACCGTTTATTATGGCATGCTTGATTTCCTGTTCGGCCAATAGTTCAAACATGCCGTAACCGTCGGGCAATGCTAGTCCCAACGAGAACGGTGTGCCTTCAATCGACTTGTAAAAGTATTTGTGTTGTCTAATGGTAACCCTTCTCTGTGAAACATTTTTGtgttaatatgtataattagtCGGACGACTAACGCATTATCGAGTCTAAAGGAGAACGAACAGCAACAATGCGATAGCATTATGCTCCTCGTAATCGACTCGATCGGCACGCAAGTGATCGCGCGATAAGTAACCTCAACGTTTCAACTTACCATATCGTCGTAATGAATTTTGATTGCGAAGTTGATCTCTCCTTCCTTTTGATCGATCATATCGTGTCTCaactgaaataaaacgaacagAAACATGTCGGATATCAAGAGAGGTTTATGAACCAACACGTTATCCTAAGCAGAGTAAATATCTAGTGGAAATTTACGTCGTAAAGTAGGGAATTGTTCAACGGGTGTGATGGACCGTCGTTCTCGGCGAGTTCAACTTCCGACAAGTCCACGCTAACGTAAGCGGGTTTCAACGTTTCTTCGTACTGCGAACaattaaacgattatttttcgatatCCTTAGTCGTTCTGcgatacaatttaaaatatacttgttattataatttgtctACTTACATCTACATTGCTGGGCTGCTTCGGTcagaaaacagaaatagaaaaaatcgAATGTGAATGACCGCCGAAACAGCAAAATAACGAAGATAGCATCGTAAGAAATTCTTTCTTGGAAATACTGCTGGCAAGGCTATCGTACTCACCAAAGGCCGCAAATCCGGATGATATAAAACCCTACCATTATTGTCAACAATGAAAGAATATCCGTTGACACCCAACTGTAAATCACgaacgaattatttcatttggaaTGTATCGATAATGATAACGATAATCGTCATTGTAAGAATAAATGCGAACACGTCGCTTGCTTGCGTACCTTATAAGGAGGAACGAGCTTTTGTATTTCTTCCACAGGCACATCGGTACCGACGATACCCAACAAATTGGCAGTCTTCACCTGCGTCAGAGATAgccagagcgagagagaaagagagagagagagagagagaaagaaagaaaggaaatagTTAAGTATTTGTATTCACACAAAAAGCACATTAAATCGCGTCGTCTCGTTATCGAATATTACTTGTACgcgagaattttaattgaaaacttGACTTTGCGGTCAACAGGATTGTATCAACACAACAGTATTCTAgtagacgagacgagacgaaaTGAAAGGTAAAGAGAGTATTACCGTGTAATTTCGACGGTCCAAGATCGGTGCGGTAACCGATAACATCAGTTGCCCGTCATCTTCTTTACCATATCGACCACTCTGTAAGCATAACGGAAACTCAAATATGAAAAAGGAATAAAGGAACTTGTATTTATACCATGTACGATGTCTCCAGAAGACGTTTGAACAAATTGGTGtcacagtatataatatacaacttTGATACCTTTCCACCGACGTAAACTGGACTCCAATGGATAGGATGATCATGTTGGTAGAGCACCATAGGCCGAGCAAGGACTTTCACGTATTCGAAAACTTTACTCTTGATTTCCTCCGTGTCGGTAATCCTCGCATAAAAGCCtgcgaagaaagaaaaatcgctgACGCGGGCAACAAGGAAGAAGGTGTCGAGAAACATTACGAAATATGCACCTTTATTCGCGCAAGCGGCGTCGTGAAGTTCCGGACTCTTGTCACCCCCTATGAGGTAAGTGAAGATTCGAACGGGCATATGAGGCCAATTGTACCGTTTGATTACGTCCGTGGGTAATCCGGAGTTGTCCGCGGTGATCAACATAATAGCCTGGTTGCATTGGCTCCCTTGCCCCGTTCTGTTGTATCTGTGAAGCGTCTCGAAAACTGTTGCGAGCGCAGCCGATATGTTTTTCGGCATTTCCTCGTGCTTCAGCGTGCTTGTCGCTGCTTTCAGTTCTTGCACGTTTTCCGGGGACGCTTGGACTAAGCTGTCCTTGAAGCATTGCACGATTTCCTCCGCAGAGTCGCCGTAACGATAAACATTCGCGTAATCGTTTGGGCCGAGCGTGTCGAGGATGGTCTTCACGGTGTTTATCGCCAGCCGTTTGATCCGTTCGGACGCATAGCACTCGATGTCGACCAAAATGGCCAGATCCTTTGGACTATTTGCAGCTCCGATAAACCAGTTTGAGATTCGGAAGTCGTAGACATCGCGAACGGGTCGGTTCCCGTTTCTTCTCGAGCCAGATCCTCGATTCGCCGTCGGGGGCCAAGAAATCGCTGTGCAAACAGATGGGAcgatattttttgaatatagCGTGGTAGAGAAAAAAGATCGTAGGAAATTGAGAAACGTTGCGGCGATACGTACCGGGGAAACGTCGTAGAAATCCCGAAGTCGCGCCGTAGTATTGCCAGGACAACGTCGGGTCGCTCTCGTAATTATTGACGAACAATAAATCCAAGTATTCGCTCCATTGGATGCCAGCTGTTACATCACGATCTAAATGAAAAgttcgaaataattagaatacaaGCGCGACGATGCTTGGATGCGAGATACTTTGACGATTCAGGAATAACGGAGGAGCAGATAGAAATCACGGGATATAATTACAATCGTCTTGTACTCCAGAAGGCAGCAGGACTGTCGATAGTGTAAGGTTCACGGGCAAATGATCAAAGTGCCGACTGGAGAGTAGAAAATCTTGGCCGTTCGTCGATGATTTTCCATCCGCCGAGTAAGTATCTGTACGTTGCGAGGAATAATATTTCGGCGATACATTTCCATCCCTGGGAGCGGATACAGCTGCCTGTTCGGCGCTTTCCACCAATCTCTGTAATCAGCCATGGATTCTACATACATACCGTAGACACATATACTCGATACTCGTGTACCCGTATGCTCGTAAATATACCGGATTCAAAGGAAATCGAAAGATTGGAAATGACCGAGCGACGGGCACGGCCACGATTCCCGCATGGTCGAATTCTACTGCTCTCTTACCATCACAGCGTTCATCTTAAAGTCCAACATATTCTTGACTTCGGCTGCCATATCTCGTACGAGAACCATACCGTCCTTCTTGATAACCTCGGCTTCCATTTCGTGGTATTTCTAACCGAAACAGAGAAATAACAAAACTATACGAATCTTTCATGGAATATAAATCGGCGAGCCGATTATTTTTTTCCCATCCATCTTACCCTCTGTATCTCGCTCATTTTCGTGACTTGTTTGCCGAATTCCCACAAGTCTATGCCAAACTTCAACGCCCAGTTTTTCACTCtggaaacgaaaacgaaacaTTCCTTGAACGTTATCGAAGACCCGACCGCGTGTACGAAAACCATTGTTCCGCTCGTACGCGAGATAAGGGTGTTAACAACTTTCGCGCTGCCAAGCTACTCTGCCCGTATTCTTTATTGGAGACTTGGTACCAGTTTTACAGGCGAACAATTGCTTTTAAACAACGAGTAGCATTTGCATTGAGCAGTTATGTGCAGGCCAAAAGTAATACGCGTGTGCAACCTGTACAAATAGTACCTGTAATGCACAACATTCAACCAGCAAATAGATTGCGATGATTGCGACCATGTCGGCTATGTTACCTGGTTTTGTATTCCGTATTTGTTTGAATCGTATCGCGTCGCACCGCGTCGCGTcacatcgcatcgcatcgcatcgcatcgcatcgcatcgatGCAGGTGTAGGCGTAGGTGTAAATGTAGGTGTGCGTGTCGTTGTAGATGTAAAGAAGCATCATTGATGCGTTCGCATGTACATACAGGAGCACGtgcgcacgcacgcacgcataCACGCCGATAACTCTGATCCTCGTTAATCGACTGTATACGTACGCGTAACTCGAGCACGCGCCTGCGTTCTTTCCATTCTTGCCGACCTTCTCCGAATGGTTCAAGTCGAAACCGTACTCTATTTCGTTGTAGTTTCTTTCGCTTTTTGTCGGCGTGACCACGACAACTCAAAGAAACGcaaagaaaatcgagaaacac
This sequence is a window from Augochlora pura isolate Apur16 chromosome 9, APUR_v2.2.1, whole genome shotgun sequence. Protein-coding genes within it:
- the Stol gene encoding voltage-dependent calcium channel subunit stolid isoform X2 translates to MLLPVAKFFRCGVLLLLWIRSSYQQEEDIPHIEVKNWALKFGIDLWEFGKQVTKMSEIQRKYHEMEAEVIKKDGMVLVRDMAAEVKNMLDFKMNAVMRLVESAEQAAVSAPRDGNVSPKYYSSQRTDTYSADGKSSTNGQDFLLSSRHFDHLPVNLTLSTVLLPSGVQDDYRDVTAGIQWSEYLDLLFVNNYESDPTLSWQYYGATSGFLRRFPAISWPPTANRGSGSRRNGNRPVRDVYDFRISNWFIGAANSPKDLAILVDIECYASERIKRLAINTVKTILDTLGPNDYANVYRYGDSAEEIVQCFKDSLVQASPENVQELKAATSTLKHEEMPKNISAALATVFETLHRYNRTGQGSQCNQAIMLITADNSGLPTDVIKRYNWPHMPVRIFTYLIGGDKSPELHDAACANKGFYARITDTEEIKSKVFEYVKVLARPMVLYQHDHPIHWSPVYVGGKSGRYGKEDDGQLMLSVTAPILDRRNYTVKTANLLGIVGTDVPVEEIQKLVPPYKLGVNGYSFIVDNNGRVLYHPDLRPLQPSNVDYEETLKPAYVSVDLSEVELAENDGPSHPLNNSLLYDLRHDMIDQKEGEINFAIKIHYDDMRRVTIRQHKYFYKSIEGTPFSLGLALPDGYGMFELLAEQEIKHAIINVTEYFKGTNWKVHPDWVYCEYNSASEKWFSTPEDRVLYFLSRARNPGWKWMSLRPRSPSSHHSEQASKPDKDSYYCDKSLVQALVLDALVTDGFDKRGPMHKEENQSQGKGRFDVTRSFIATRSGLFRWHEHQQSNEESIEEPPFAEKYARTMDSSWYKRAVDQHSVEPESFVFSVPFDAADSPNPLVTATHAVFMGKGHKAPAAVVGLQFQHSSLASHFVNITSTCSSTNCKKTCASEELDCYILDNNGFIIISERHEHTGKFFGEIDGTIMDSLVQDRIYRKVTVTDYQGKCSPQESHQSAASKTFPESIATTIALFGHLLWNLAFGFNVQNLWQITFALAGESVRNFDVDGSIFTDTAEKAQELASLVNTDSDSTGESIMDDNQPFPRLPSVAAASPASPSTTRATSAYYPQRKLRACEKKTDLYILQPDRLNNSGQSDPLKGKLTNCHVTGCERPFSVQKIPHTNLILLVVDTLCPCGSKQLSIEPIEAITEAGACSARRERLYRRRPPKCINYHPEEMEIKVCGGAGRPWNSRFVILLTIASVVFASRLA
- the Stol gene encoding voltage-dependent calcium channel subunit stolid isoform X3 — its product is MLLPVAKFFRCGVLLLLWIRSSYQQEEDIPHIEVKNWALKFGIDLWEFGKQVTKMSEIQRKYHEMEAEVIKKDGMVLVRDMAAEVKNMLDFKMNAVMRLVESAEQAAVSAPRDGNVSPKYYSSQRTDTYSADGKSSTNGQDFLLSSRHFDHLPVNLTLSTVLLPSGVQDDYRDVTAGIQWSEYLDLLFVNNYESDPTLSWQYYGATSGFLRRFPAISWPPTANRGSGSRRNGNRPVRDVYDFRISNWFIGAANSPKDLAILVDIECYASERIKRLAINTVKTILDTLGPNDYANVYRYGDSAEEIVQCFKDSLVQASPENVQELKAATSTLKHEEMPKNISAALATVFETLHRYNRTGQGSQCNQAIMLITADNSGLPTDVIKRYNWPHMPVRIFTYLIGGDKSPELHDAACANKGFYARITDTEEIKSKVFEYVKVLARPMVLYQHDHPIHWSPVYVGGKSGRYGKEDDGQLMLSVTAPILDRRNYTVKTANLLGIVGTDVPVEEIQKLVPPYKLGVNGYSFIVDNNGRVLYHPDLRPLPSNVDYEETLKPAYVSVDLSEVELAENDGPSHPLNNSLLYDLRHDMIDQKEGEINFAIKIHYDDMRRVTIRQHKYFYKSIEGTPFSLGLALPDGYGMFELLAEQEIKHAIINVTEYFKGTNWKVHPDWVYCEYNSASEKWFSTPEDRVLYFLSRARNPGWKWMSLRPRSPSSHHSEQASKPDKDSYYCDKSLVQALVLDALVTDGFDKRGPMHKEENQSQGKGRFDVTRSFIATRSGLFRWHEHQQSNEESIEEPPFAEKYARTMDSSWYKRAVDQHSVEPESFVFSVPFDAADSPNPLVTATHAVFMGKGHKAPAAVVGLQFQHSSLASHFVNITSTCSSTNCKKTCASEELDCYILDNNGFIIISERHEHTGKFFGEIDGTIMDSLVQDRIYRKVTVTDYQGKCSPQESHQSAASKTFPESIATTIALFGHLLWNLAFGFNVQNLWQITFALAGESVRNFDDGSIFTDTAEKAQELASLVNTDSDSTGESIMDDNQPFPRLPSVAAASPASPSTTRATSAYYPQRKLRACEKKTDLYILQPDRLNNSGQSDPLKGKLTNCHVTGCERPFSVQKIPHTNLILLVVDTLCPCGSKQLSIEPIEAITEAGACSARRERLYRRRPPKCINYHPEEMEIKVCGGAGRPWNSRFVILLTIASVVFASRLA
- the Stol gene encoding voltage-dependent calcium channel subunit stolid isoform X1; this translates as MLLPVAKFFRCGVLLLLWIRSSYQQEEDIPHIEVKNWALKFGIDLWEFGKQVTKMSEIQRKYHEMEAEVIKKDGMVLVRDMAAEVKNMLDFKMNAVMRLVESAEQAAVSAPRDGNVSPKYYSSQRTDTYSADGKSSTNGQDFLLSSRHFDHLPVNLTLSTVLLPSGVQDDYRDVTAGIQWSEYLDLLFVNNYESDPTLSWQYYGATSGFLRRFPAISWPPTANRGSGSRRNGNRPVRDVYDFRISNWFIGAANSPKDLAILVDIECYASERIKRLAINTVKTILDTLGPNDYANVYRYGDSAEEIVQCFKDSLVQASPENVQELKAATSTLKHEEMPKNISAALATVFETLHRYNRTGQGSQCNQAIMLITADNSGLPTDVIKRYNWPHMPVRIFTYLIGGDKSPELHDAACANKGFYARITDTEEIKSKVFEYVKVLARPMVLYQHDHPIHWSPVYVGGKSGRYGKEDDGQLMLSVTAPILDRRNYTVKTANLLGIVGTDVPVEEIQKLVPPYKLGVNGYSFIVDNNGRVLYHPDLRPLQPSNVDYEETLKPAYVSVDLSEVELAENDGPSHPLNNSLLYDLRHDMIDQKEGEINFAIKIHYDDMRRVTIRQHKYFYKSIEGTPFSLGLALPDGYGMFELLAEQEIKHAIINVTEYFKGTNWKVHPDWVYCEYNSASEKWFSTPEDRVLYFLSRARNPGWKWMSLRPRSPSSHHSEQASKPDKDSYYCDKSLVQALVLDALVTDGFDKRGPMHKEENQSPIAILMALLHSQGKGRFDVTRSFIATRSGLFRWHEHQQSNEESIEEPPFAEKYARTMDSSWYKRAVDQHSVEPESFVFSVPFDAADSPNPLVTATHAVFMGKGHKAPAAVVGLQFQHSSLASHFVNITSTCSSTNCKKTCASEELDCYILDNNGFIIISERHEHTGKFFGEIDGTIMDSLVQDRIYRKVTVTDYQGKCSPQESHQSAASKTFPESIATTIALFGHLLWNLAFGFNVQNLWQITFALAGESVRNFDVDGSIFTDTAEKAQELASLVNTDSDSTGESIMDDNQPFPRLPSVAAASPASPSTTRATSAYYPQRKLRACEKKTDLYILQPDRLNNSGQSDPLKGKLTNCHVTGCERPFSVQKIPHTNLILLVVDTLCPCGSKQLSIEPIEAITEAGACSARRERLYRRRPPKCINYHPEEMEIKVCGGAGRPWNSRFVILLTIASVVFASRLA